One window from the genome of Rhinolophus ferrumequinum isolate MPI-CBG mRhiFer1 chromosome 22, mRhiFer1_v1.p, whole genome shotgun sequence encodes:
- the LOC117015245 gene encoding protein S100-A15A: protein MTDTPVEESLFQLIHCYHQYAAREGDVETLSLEELKALLMDSVPRFMGSLGRKEPYFIAELFRAADKNKDNQICFDEFLYIVGRLLRDYHLQYHRQLCAHYCAQHNLY from the exons ATGACGGACACGCCAGTGGAAGAATCCCTCTTCCAGCTCATTCACTGCTACCACCAGTACGCGGCCCGGGAGGGGGACGTGGAGACCTTGTCACTGGAAGAGCTGAAGGCCCTGCTCATGGACAGTGTGCCCCGTTTCATGGGGAGCTTG ggccgGAAGGAGCCATACTTCATTGCTGAGCTGTTCCGGGCCGCCGACAAGAATAAGGACAACCAGATCTGCTTTGACGAGTTCCTCTACATCGTGGGCAGGCTGCTGAGGGACTACCACCTGCAGTACCACCGGCAGCTGTGTGCCCACTACTGTGCCCAGCACAACCTCTACTAG